ACGATGTGAACGTGAACATtgcgaatcatctgcctccatttaaccctatcctccgtatcctcctcacccacaccaactatcctcatgtcctccttcactacatccaagaacctcctctttggtcttcctctaggcctccttcctggcagctctaacctcagcatccttttaccaatgtagtcactgtccctcctctgaacatgtccaaaccatctcaatctggcttcttctccaaaacatctaacatgagctgtccctctgatgtcctcattcctgatcctatccatcctcgtcactcccagagagaacctcaacatcttcagctctgctacctccagctctgcctcctgtctttgtctcagtgccactgtctctaaaccagacaacatggCTGGTCTTGTGGAAGGCTGataaagtcacattttaaagGTGCATGAGTAACATTTACACGTCTGATAACGTTACGTCTGCTAATAAGGGAAAAAGAAGCAACACCATCtgagaaagcaaaataaagtcTCACCGTATCCTGAGAGTCCGGAGCTGAGGAAACAACATGGTGATCCGTCTGCAGAGGCTGCCACTGGAGCGGTTCTGCTCGATGTCGAGGTGCTGGAGTCCTCTGGGTGCGATGGAGTCCATGTCTTTCAGAGTTAATGCCAAACGCAGCGTCAGCCTGGTCACGGTGGGTGGGATCCTGGTCGTATAGGCAGCCAGAGAGTTACCACCTGAGCAGGAGGGCTCGTGTTAAACCTCTGGATCTGTTTGGTCATGCACAGTGATCAATCACCTGTGTGTATCTACATTTCTGCATGGAGCACATCAACTATTTAGTGGAGCGAGAAGCTTAGAGCCTCCAACAAAATGACACGATATAAAGTGAGGACACGTGCAGAGACGCTGACAGCAGGAAAACCTGTGACTGACCTATGATGGTGAGTGTTTCCAGCTGGTGCAGAGGCTCGAGCCAGGACCCGAGGCGACGCTCCTTGCCCTCTCTGGCGTACTTGTAGTGGACGGTGAGCGACCTGAGCGATGTCAGACTCGTCAGAGCGTTCCCGGACAGGATGTTTTCTGGGTAATCCACCAGCTCCAGACTGGTCAGGGCCGGGCCGTCGTACCGGGCCGCTCCTACAGGGCCGAGGAGGATGAGGCAGAGGCTTGTCAGAGCTCAGTGACTTTAGGTCTAGCCCACACCAGGGTACAGGTCGACAGAAAATTAACAAATTATCAGGTCATTTATCTCCAGGTCTGAACTTCTCAGGTGTTTGTTACTGAATATCTCTGAGACACGGACAGACCCCACTGCAGGACCCCACATGTAGTCTGGTACAGGTTTCCCGCTCACCTGGCTGGTTCGGGTCCGCAGGGCTGAAGTAGTCGTCGGGCAGCAGCTCCAGCGGCTCCCCTTTCATCCCCCAGGACAGGTGCTTCAGCTTCTTCAGGctcagcagcaggttgtggaAGACGCTCCGGGGCACCGGCCTCACCGTGTCCAGCCCGTACATCTCTCCGTGCTGGTGGAAGAGCAGGAACCGCAGGTTGACCAGGTGCGACACGGCGTTTATGAAGTCCACCGAGTCGGTCAGCCGCACGTTACACACGCTCAGGTGAGTCAGACGCTCCCTCACCTGCTGCGTCAGTTGACGTCCCAGCATCGGCTCGTTCCAGGCGGCGTTCCGCACCCCGAGGTCTCTCAGGTTGGGGAACCGGGTCAGGATGTCCAGGTATTTCTGCTTGTAGAACCGCCCTCCGTCCATGAACACGATGGCCGTGAGCGTCGGGAGCAGGATGACGAGCCGCCGCCACTCTTTGCGCCGCAGGTGTCGCACCGCCACCCGGGTCAGGTTGCGCTTCTGCAGGGTCTCCCAGAAGCCGTAGGTGTAGCGGCGCAGGTCGGACAGCATCACCGTGTAGTCCCGCCACAGGGAAGGGTGGTCGACGAGATTCCTCAGGTACCTGCAACAGGTGCGCACGGCGTGCTTCTCCTCCGTGCTCAGGAAGCTGAACACGTAAACCCAAACTTCCGGCGGAAGCTGCGGCAGCTCCTCCATAGGTGACCCGCTAATAGGGGCCGAGGACGGATCGATtattagtgtttgtttgttgtttattatttacGAACATCCCCTGATGATACACACAACGAATGAAGCCGTCGCGCCATGATGACGTCACTGCATTGCCAACCCTTTTCACtaacctttatttaaacagAGGTGTGCgacacagcaacaaaacaggCCTGTTTTTTATGTAGGGGTACCGGTATCTGAATAGGTTTACATGACCACTAAATGATAGTCATtgtctaatttaatttaagtctTTAGTTAAATAAGAAGCTTTTGTTTCTGAACAAAATTTCCTCattaaaacaaaagcttttctACTTAAAATAAGATACAGGCAggattgtttttcttctgatggCAGCAATAAGAGTAAAGTGTTATTTTAACCACTATATGTAAGAAATCTggttcttctctttcctctgagTCTGGGGTCATGGTCTGTTGGTGTTGGAGGGATttccttcctctgtttcttttgCAGCTCTGAGTTTTcttattgttgtttttcatacatttataaAGACTGGTGGTGTTGCCGCATTAGTGAACAGTCTTTTTACACACATCACAGTTTATTTACTGAAATAAAGCCACACAACGCTCCACAGCTCGTTGTTCGTGGTTAAGTCTTTAAGTGCTGTTGTGCTAAATGCAGAATTGGGAAgaaatcataaaatgtgatcAACTGTAATAAACTGAGCTGTGCCTGTAAGTGGACTGAAAATATACACATCCCACCACAGCTGcccaaatatattttaattcaatcctggacaaacatggatacatctaaatttaaaaaatcaacaaaaataaCCCTGGTGATTAGAGAGAACATAGAGGGCAGGTTATGTGTTTACAGagcaggggtcagaggtcattgAGTAGGTTAGTAGGAGGTGAAAAATCAGCCAGTTGATCAGAATTTCAAAGTAGCTTCTTGATCAGTCACATTACTCCAAAAATCACTGGACCATCGTCAGTCTGCAGTGTGAtcagacattttaaatgaatccTGATGTCCTTAACTCGTTGCATTGACTTCACTTGATcgcctacatttcccagaatgatTTTATACCTGCTGGGACCTTAAACTTAAAAGTTAGTAACGTGTAGACTTGTCAGCATATAAATGTACTGAGAAAATTCAGCTGCTGGTTTAACATGACAATCTGATTTTCCAACTTAAAAAGGATCAATATTCGTCCTCTTAAACCCAAACAGTCTGTGTTGCATTTGGGGtcttttcacttttattctttta
The nucleotide sequence above comes from Mastacembelus armatus chromosome 22, fMasArm1.2, whole genome shotgun sequence. Encoded proteins:
- the LOC113131080 gene encoding uncharacterized protein LOC113131080 isoform X2, yielding MEELPQLPPEVWVYVFSFLSTEEKHAVRTCCRYLRNLVDHPSLWRDYTVMLSDLRRYTYGFWETLQKRNLTRVAVRHLRRKEWRRLVILLPTLTAIVFMDGGRFYKQKYLDILTRFPNLRDLGVRNAAWNEPMLGRQLTQQHGEMYGLDTVRPVPRSVFHNLLLSLKKLKHLSWGMKGEPLELLPDDYFSPADPNQPGAARYDGPALTSLELVDYPENILSGNALTSLTSLRSLTVHYKYAREGKERRLGSWLEPLHQLETLTIIGGNSLAAYTTRIPPTVTRLTLRLALTLKDMDSIAPRGLQHLDIEQNRSSGSLCRRITMLFPQLRTLRIRFLHREPDKDLLSLHRLRHLVQLELLVERLFILRDYLNGHPWPSPCVKELITQLRQLSGNRITVITAMRQRNLLRECDCMWEGD
- the LOC113131080 gene encoding uncharacterized protein LOC113131080 isoform X1, whose amino-acid sequence is MEELPQLPPEVWVYVFSFLSTEEKHAVRTCCRYLRNLVDHPSLWRDYTVMLSDLRRYTYGFWETLQKRNLTRVAVRHLRRKEWRRLVILLPTLTAIVFMDGGRFYKQKYLDILTRFPNLRDLGVRNAAWNEPMLGRQLTQQVRERLTHLSVCNVRLTDSVDFINAVSHLVNLRFLLFHQHGEMYGLDTVRPVPRSVFHNLLLSLKKLKHLSWGMKGEPLELLPDDYFSPADPNQPGAARYDGPALTSLELVDYPENILSGNALTSLTSLRSLTVHYKYAREGKERRLGSWLEPLHQLETLTIIGGNSLAAYTTRIPPTVTRLTLRLALTLKDMDSIAPRGLQHLDIEQNRSSGSLCRRITMLFPQLRTLRIRFLHREPDKDLLSLHRLRHLVQLELLVERLFILRDYLNGHPWPSPCVKELITQLRQLSGNRITVITAMRQRNLLRECDCMWEGD